One window from the genome of Sphaerotilus microaerophilus encodes:
- a CDS encoding efflux transporter outer membrane subunit — protein sequence MPSSSLTAPGQRAATRPHRARAATKAAKKAATKVAVPALLALLLAACASPGVQRAPAALAAPADLGLADAASPAVAVAWWQAWGDTGLDALVERTLAGQPTLRLAQARLERAGAVIGAVRGEDGPQVALNADATRQHYTKNGMVPAPIAGHTWDSANLTLGLGWELDLWGRRQAALAAALGGERAARAEVAAVRNALATQVVRGWVALARLLAQREVAQRALAQREEMLALIRQRVAAGLDTQVEQRQGEAALPDARVTLEALDEQIRLQRHQLAALSGQAPQALDALAPRLDALRAAPVPEGLGADLLGRRPDVVAARWRVEAASQEVVQARTRFYPDVRLSAFVGLSSLGLDRFLDFDSRTLGAGPALRLPIFEGGQLRAQLQGRAAERDAAIAQYNQTVLDAVREAADALASQASLQRQRTGQAQAQAGVEAAYGLAQQRYRAGLGNYLVVLNAESQLLAQRRLAVDLAARQLDTQAALMKALGGGWADPVAATASASATASTTASTTASATATPVAAAR from the coding sequence ATGCCCTCTTCCTCCCTCACCGCACCGGGCCAGCGGGCTGCCACTCGTCCCCACCGGGCCCGCGCCGCCACGAAGGCCGCCAAGAAGGCCGCCACAAAGGTCGCCGTGCCGGCCCTGCTCGCCCTCCTGCTGGCCGCCTGCGCCTCGCCGGGCGTGCAGCGTGCCCCCGCCGCGCTGGCCGCACCCGCCGACCTTGGCCTGGCCGATGCCGCCAGCCCCGCGGTGGCCGTCGCCTGGTGGCAGGCCTGGGGCGATACCGGGCTGGATGCGCTGGTCGAGCGCACGCTGGCTGGCCAGCCCACGCTGCGCCTGGCGCAGGCCCGGCTTGAACGCGCTGGTGCGGTGATCGGTGCCGTGCGCGGCGAGGACGGCCCGCAGGTCGCCCTGAACGCCGACGCCACCCGCCAGCACTACACCAAGAACGGCATGGTCCCCGCGCCAATTGCCGGCCACACCTGGGACAGCGCCAACCTGACGCTCGGCCTGGGCTGGGAGCTGGACCTGTGGGGCCGGCGCCAGGCCGCGCTGGCCGCGGCCCTGGGCGGCGAGCGCGCCGCGCGCGCCGAGGTGGCCGCCGTGCGCAATGCGCTGGCCACCCAGGTGGTGCGCGGCTGGGTCGCGCTGGCCCGGCTGTTGGCCCAGCGCGAGGTGGCCCAGCGTGCCCTGGCGCAGCGTGAGGAGATGCTCGCCCTGATCCGCCAGCGCGTGGCCGCCGGCCTGGACACCCAGGTCGAGCAGCGCCAGGGCGAGGCGGCGTTGCCCGATGCCCGCGTGACGCTGGAGGCACTGGACGAGCAGATCCGCCTGCAGCGCCACCAGCTGGCCGCGCTGTCGGGCCAGGCGCCGCAGGCCCTCGACGCGCTGGCGCCGCGGCTGGACGCGCTGCGGGCCGCGCCGGTGCCGGAGGGCCTGGGCGCCGACCTGCTCGGCCGCCGCCCGGACGTGGTGGCCGCGCGCTGGCGCGTCGAGGCCGCCAGCCAGGAGGTGGTGCAGGCGCGCACGCGCTTCTACCCGGATGTGCGCCTGTCGGCCTTCGTCGGGCTCAGCTCGCTCGGGCTGGATCGCTTTTTGGACTTCGACAGCCGCACGCTCGGCGCCGGCCCGGCGCTGCGCCTGCCGATCTTCGAGGGCGGCCAGCTGCGCGCGCAGCTGCAGGGGCGGGCCGCCGAGCGCGACGCCGCGATCGCCCAATACAACCAGACCGTGCTCGACGCGGTGCGCGAGGCCGCCGATGCGCTGGCCTCGCAGGCCTCGCTGCAGCGCCAGCGTACCGGGCAGGCCCAGGCCCAGGCCGGGGTGGAGGCCGCCTACGGGCTGGCGCAGCAGCGCTACCGCGCCGGGCTGGGCAACTACCTGGTGGTGCTCAACGCCGAGAGCCAGCTGCTGGCGCAGCGCCGCCTGGCGGTGGACCTGGCCGCGCGCCAGCTCGACACGCAGGCCGCACTGATGAAGGCGCTGGGCGGCGGCTGGGCCGACCCGGTCGCGGCCACCGCCTCAGCCAGCGCTACTGCCAGCACTACTGCCAGCACTACTGCCAGCGCCACGGCGACCCCTGTCGCTGCAGCCCGCTGA
- a CDS encoding MarR family winged helix-turn-helix transcriptional regulator — MDPVPTPSSDPSPPAGSSACSFYQPDTLRPEQSIGYLMRRALTSIAAQVDRHLVQHDLTHAQWLPLYKLTRSGPSPVATLARELQLDPAAVTRALDRLEAKALVRRVRSLTDRRVVLVELTDEGRRQAEVVPGVLADVLNRHLTGFSEAEWQTLVELLQRLAANAEALRDPGCCAAAPASVLPLSSDAP; from the coding sequence ATGGACCCTGTTCCGACCCCTTCCTCCGACCCGTCGCCGCCTGCCGGCTCGTCCGCGTGCTCGTTCTACCAGCCGGACACGCTGCGCCCCGAGCAGAGCATCGGCTACCTGATGCGGCGTGCGCTCACCTCCATCGCCGCCCAGGTAGACCGCCACTTGGTGCAGCACGACCTCACGCACGCGCAGTGGCTGCCGCTGTACAAGCTCACCCGCTCCGGCCCGAGCCCGGTGGCCACGCTGGCGCGCGAGCTGCAGCTCGACCCGGCCGCGGTCACCCGGGCGCTCGACCGCCTGGAGGCCAAGGCGCTGGTGCGGCGCGTGCGCTCGCTGACGGACCGCCGCGTCGTGCTGGTCGAGCTCACCGACGAGGGCCGGCGCCAGGCCGAGGTGGTGCCCGGCGTGCTGGCCGATGTGCTGAACCGCCACCTGACCGGCTTCAGCGAGGCCGAGTGGCAGACCCTGGTCGAGCTGCTGCAGCGCCTGGCGGCCAACGCCGAGGCCCTGCGTGACCCCGGCTGCTGCGCTGCGGCGCCGGCCTCCGTGCTGCCCCTCTCTTCCGACGCGCCATGA
- a CDS encoding ABC transporter transmembrane domain-containing protein, translating into MASTSSTLASTLSAAGSDPAPGRRPVRSLSGLFPFLRPYRGVIVLAGLFLVLAALATLVFPLALRALIDEGLVATDPGARVMALRGHFLALFAVGAALGVFSAARFYVVSWLGERVTADLRNAVYGHVVQQSPEFFETTRSGEVLSRLTTDTTLVQTVVGSSLSMGLRNAVMGLGALVMLVITNPTVMTQVLGILVLVVLPSLFIGRRVRKLSRASQDRVADSSAIAAEVLNAIPVVQSYTQERREAQRFAASTEHAFETARRRTRVRAFLVAFIISATFGALLWGLYQGTQAVIHGEISAGHLGQTVVYVILLVSSVAVLSEVYGDLLRAAGATERLMELLASRSPVAEPAAPVALPPVRGGSALRLAGVRFHYPSRPDRAALDDIDLTVRPGETVALVGPSGAGKSTVFQLLLRFYDAQAGAIELDGVPVGATSLAALRQRIGIVPQDSTIFSADAMENIRYGRPDASDDEVVAAARAAFAHDFLSALPQGYRTFLGERGVRLSGGQRQRIAIARAMLKNPPLLLLDEATSALDAESERMVQAALEAAMAGRTTLVIAHRLATVQRADRIVVLDQGRIVEQGTHADLVARGGLYARLAAMQFDVPQLQPDASSADR; encoded by the coding sequence ATGGCATCCACCTCCTCGACGCTGGCCTCGACCCTGAGCGCCGCCGGCTCCGACCCCGCACCCGGGCGGCGCCCGGTGCGCTCGCTCAGCGGGCTGTTCCCCTTCCTGCGGCCCTACCGCGGCGTGATCGTGCTGGCCGGGCTGTTCCTGGTGCTGGCGGCGCTGGCCACGCTGGTGTTCCCGCTGGCGCTGCGCGCGCTGATCGACGAGGGCCTGGTCGCCACCGACCCCGGCGCGCGGGTGATGGCGCTGCGCGGGCACTTCCTGGCGCTGTTCGCGGTGGGGGCGGCGCTGGGCGTGTTCTCGGCGGCGCGCTTCTACGTGGTGAGCTGGCTGGGCGAGCGCGTCACCGCCGACCTGCGCAACGCCGTCTACGGCCACGTGGTGCAGCAAAGCCCCGAGTTCTTCGAGACCACCCGCAGCGGCGAGGTGCTCTCGCGCCTGACCACCGACACCACGCTGGTGCAGACCGTCGTCGGCTCCAGCCTGAGCATGGGCCTGCGCAACGCGGTGATGGGCCTGGGCGCGCTGGTGATGCTGGTGATCACCAACCCGACGGTGATGACGCAGGTGCTGGGCATCCTGGTGCTGGTGGTGCTGCCCAGCCTGTTCATCGGGCGGCGCGTGCGCAAGCTCAGCCGCGCCAGCCAGGACCGCGTGGCCGACTCCAGCGCGATCGCCGCCGAGGTGCTCAACGCCATCCCCGTGGTGCAGAGCTACACCCAGGAGCGGCGTGAGGCGCAGCGCTTCGCCGCGTCGACCGAGCACGCCTTCGAGACCGCCCGGCGGCGCACGCGGGTGCGCGCCTTCCTGGTCGCCTTCATCATCAGCGCCACCTTCGGCGCGCTGCTCTGGGGCCTGTACCAGGGCACCCAGGCGGTGATCCACGGCGAGATCAGCGCCGGCCACCTGGGCCAGACGGTCGTCTACGTCATCCTGCTGGTCAGCAGCGTGGCGGTCCTGTCGGAGGTCTACGGCGACCTGCTGCGCGCCGCCGGCGCCACCGAGCGGCTGATGGAGCTGCTCGCCAGCCGCTCGCCGGTGGCCGAGCCGGCCGCGCCGGTGGCGCTGCCGCCGGTGCGCGGCGGCTCGGCGCTGCGGCTGGCGGGGGTGCGCTTCCACTACCCGAGCCGCCCGGACCGCGCCGCGCTGGACGACATCGACCTGACGGTGCGCCCCGGCGAGACGGTGGCGCTGGTGGGCCCCAGCGGCGCGGGCAAGAGCACCGTGTTCCAGCTGCTGCTGCGCTTCTACGACGCGCAGGCCGGCGCGATCGAGCTCGACGGCGTGCCGGTGGGCGCGACCTCGCTGGCCGCGCTGCGCCAGCGCATCGGCATCGTGCCGCAGGACAGCACGATCTTCTCCGCCGATGCGATGGAGAACATCCGCTACGGCCGGCCCGACGCCAGCGACGACGAAGTGGTCGCGGCCGCCCGCGCCGCCTTCGCGCACGACTTCCTCAGCGCGCTGCCGCAGGGCTACCGCACCTTCCTCGGCGAGCGCGGCGTGCGCCTGTCGGGCGGGCAGCGCCAGCGCATCGCCATCGCCCGCGCGATGCTGAAGAACCCGCCGCTGCTGCTGCTCGACGAGGCCACCAGCGCACTGGACGCCGAGAGCGAGCGCATGGTGCAGGCCGCGCTGGAGGCGGCGATGGCCGGGCGCACGACGCTGGTGATCGCCCACCGCCTGGCCACGGTGCAGCGCGCCGACCGCATCGTGGTGCTGGATCAGGGCCGCATCGTCGAGCAGGGCACCCACGCCGACCTGGTGGCGCGCGGCGGGCTGTACGCCCGTCTGGCCGCCATGCAGTTCGACGTGCCGCAGCTACAGCCGGACGCCAGCTCGGCCGATAGGTAA
- a CDS encoding PilZ domain-containing protein, producing MSAPHLDQQIDARREPRYTVAWRARIELPDGRQYDAKVRDISENGIGLQSDYCAQARSNLQLTLGVPDLEDPTHVLAVPATLKVMFVVMQGHDFRIGGVWANIGPQAQHFLHQWVRRLRLGA from the coding sequence ATGAGCGCTCCCCACCTCGACCAGCAGATCGACGCCCGCCGCGAGCCACGCTATACCGTGGCCTGGCGTGCGCGCATCGAGCTGCCCGACGGCCGCCAGTACGACGCCAAGGTGCGCGACATCTCTGAGAACGGCATCGGCCTGCAGTCCGACTACTGCGCGCAGGCCCGCAGCAACCTGCAGCTGACCCTGGGCGTGCCGGACCTGGAAGACCCCACCCACGTGCTGGCGGTGCCGGCCACGCTCAAGGTGATGTTCGTCGTCATGCAGGGCCACGACTTCCGCATCGGCGGCGTGTGGGCCAACATCGGCCCGCAAGCGCAGCACTTCCTGCACCAGTGGGTGCGCCGGCTGCGCCTGGGAGCCTGA
- a CDS encoding YeeE/YedE thiosulfate transporter family protein yields the protein MSSSPVVREGFRADFRRVFVDPWSPYLGAVLLVMVVLGLMVNGAIWGVFGGVKYWGDRINALLGLGPLLGLPGEFDGFLTHRMSLMNTALVLGAFAAALLSAQFRPQRAPRLEYVWAVLGGGLMGIGAALAGGCTTGGFFNPVMYASPAGWVMGIGLLAGAALGMKLLLWAIEHIEWGTAPPQATSLSAGTVRAMPWFGIAVVAGVLAWAVGWYQSGDAALVTRAAIVLGGFAIGFVLHRSRLCFARAFREPFVTAEGEMTKAVILALAIAMPMAALLFHKKVIDPYLAIPATFWVGSLLGGLIFGIGMVFGGGCASGSLWRMGEGHVKLWVTLLSFAWIGSIASALFKKAGWTAIDETNLETFEVTGVGFQAYWPDLIGGWGPTLLVGALALAVWYGLVRYNESTERFTLL from the coding sequence ATGAGCAGCTCTCCGGTCGTGCGCGAGGGCTTCCGCGCCGACTTTCGCAGGGTCTTCGTCGATCCCTGGTCCCCCTATCTCGGCGCGGTACTGCTGGTCATGGTGGTGCTCGGGCTGATGGTCAACGGGGCCATCTGGGGTGTCTTCGGTGGCGTCAAGTACTGGGGTGACCGGATCAACGCCCTGCTCGGGCTCGGGCCACTGCTGGGCCTGCCTGGGGAGTTCGACGGGTTCCTGACCCACCGCATGTCGTTGATGAACACGGCGCTGGTGCTCGGCGCCTTCGCGGCCGCGCTGCTGTCTGCCCAGTTCCGGCCGCAGCGTGCTCCCAGACTCGAATACGTCTGGGCGGTGCTGGGCGGCGGCCTGATGGGCATTGGCGCCGCACTCGCCGGTGGCTGCACGACCGGCGGGTTCTTCAACCCGGTGATGTACGCCTCTCCCGCCGGTTGGGTGATGGGCATCGGACTGCTGGCGGGCGCAGCCCTCGGCATGAAGCTGCTTCTCTGGGCGATCGAGCACATCGAATGGGGCACGGCACCCCCACAGGCCACGTCCCTGTCGGCCGGCACGGTGCGGGCCATGCCCTGGTTCGGCATCGCCGTGGTGGCGGGTGTGCTGGCCTGGGCGGTTGGCTGGTACCAGAGCGGCGATGCGGCTCTGGTGACGCGCGCCGCCATCGTGCTGGGTGGCTTCGCGATCGGGTTCGTGCTGCATCGTTCGCGCCTGTGCTTTGCGCGGGCCTTCCGGGAACCCTTCGTGACCGCCGAGGGCGAGATGACCAAGGCCGTGATCCTGGCCCTGGCGATTGCGATGCCGATGGCGGCCTTGCTGTTCCACAAGAAGGTGATCGACCCCTACCTGGCCATCCCCGCCACGTTCTGGGTGGGTTCGCTGCTGGGCGGCCTGATCTTCGGCATCGGCATGGTCTTTGGCGGCGGCTGTGCGTCGGGTTCGCTCTGGCGCATGGGGGAGGGGCACGTCAAGCTGTGGGTGACGCTGCTGTCCTTCGCCTGGATCGGCTCGATCGCGAGCGCATTGTTCAAGAAGGCCGGCTGGACGGCGATCGACGAGACCAACCTGGAAACCTTCGAGGTCACCGGGGTGGGCTTCCAGGCCTACTGGCCCGATCTGATCGGAGGTTGGGGGCCGACGTTGCTCGTCGGAGCACTCGCCCTGGCGGTCTGGTACGGCCTCGTTCGATACAACGAATCCACGGAGCGATTCACGCTGCTGTGA
- a CDS encoding rhodanese-like domain-containing protein yields MKLASIRLHSLPPGRGYQALVSTALLTLAFLPGCAWSAAAAAGQPREGWYPRLIEFAQVRENVDIPPKKGVLLVDSRPAARQFDPGHIPGAINIPDTQFEKLVQKLPEDRATQLIFYCGGLECMLSHNSAFKAEKLGYSQIRVYAAGMPDWKANGGTVAISMAQVRKLIEEKAAHTLIDARPKRVADKGMIPTAINIPDTEFDRNVDKLPADKSTLLVYYCGGLECVLSEKSADKARKLGYTNVVTYPEGYPEWEKAHGAAVAGPSAAAMGGAAPAATAATLQPGKEKGSVSVASFQQVWREAPTSLMLVDVRDPKEFAAGAARGSVNLPINDLEKKADSLPADKPVVFICGTGARSGEAYDLVKMLRPQLKAFFLDADTKFAADGSVTISEKK; encoded by the coding sequence ATGAAGTTGGCATCCATCAGACTGCATTCGCTGCCGCCGGGACGGGGCTACCAGGCCCTCGTGTCGACCGCCCTGCTCACACTGGCCTTCCTGCCGGGCTGCGCCTGGAGCGCAGCTGCCGCGGCCGGCCAGCCCAGGGAAGGCTGGTACCCGCGCCTCATCGAGTTTGCACAGGTGCGCGAGAACGTCGACATCCCACCGAAGAAGGGTGTGCTGCTGGTCGACTCGCGACCCGCGGCTCGGCAGTTCGACCCGGGCCACATCCCCGGCGCGATCAACATCCCGGACACGCAGTTCGAGAAGCTCGTGCAGAAGCTGCCGGAGGACAGGGCCACGCAGCTGATCTTCTACTGCGGCGGGCTGGAATGCATGCTCAGTCACAACTCGGCCTTCAAGGCCGAGAAGCTGGGCTATTCGCAGATCCGCGTCTACGCGGCCGGCATGCCCGACTGGAAGGCCAACGGCGGCACCGTGGCGATCTCGATGGCACAGGTCAGGAAGCTGATCGAGGAAAAGGCCGCCCACACCCTGATCGACGCCCGGCCGAAGCGGGTGGCCGACAAGGGCATGATCCCCACGGCCATCAACATCCCGGACACGGAGTTCGACAGGAACGTCGACAAGCTGCCCGCCGACAAGTCGACGCTGCTGGTCTATTACTGCGGCGGCCTGGAATGCGTGCTGTCCGAGAAGTCGGCCGACAAGGCACGCAAGCTGGGCTACACCAATGTCGTGACCTATCCCGAGGGCTACCCCGAATGGGAGAAGGCCCACGGCGCAGCGGTAGCCGGACCGTCCGCAGCCGCCATGGGCGGTGCAGCCCCGGCGGCCACCGCTGCAACGCTGCAACCGGGCAAGGAGAAGGGCTCGGTGAGCGTGGCATCGTTCCAGCAGGTCTGGCGTGAGGCGCCGACGTCGCTCATGCTCGTGGACGTGCGAGACCCGAAGGAATTTGCGGCGGGTGCCGCCAGGGGATCGGTCAACCTCCCGATCAACGACCTCGAGAAGAAGGCCGACAGCCTGCCGGCCGACAAGCCGGTGGTGTTCATCTGCGGGACGGGCGCGCGTTCCGGCGAGGCCTATGACCTGGTCAAGATGCTGCGCCCGCAGTTGAAGGCCTTCTTCCTGGACGCCGACACGAAGTTCGCCGCCGACGGCAGCGTCACGATCAGCGAGAAGAAGTGA
- a CDS encoding thymidylate synthase: MSEPSATRPVRSQYEDFLRHVWMHGVAKGDRTGTGTRSVFGHQMRFDLNEGFPLVTTKKVFLKAIIVELLWFLQGGRNVKWLQERGCTIWDEWARADGDLGPVYGVQWRNWPTPDGGHIDQISEVVKQLRTNPDSRRIIVSAWNVADLDQMALMPCHAFFQFYVTPATAPAGQPGGRGRLSCQLYQRSADIFLGVPFNIASYALLTHMLAQQCDLDLGDFIWTGGDCHIYDNHHEQVVTQLAREPLPYPTLQIRRRPASIFNYVYEDFELLDYRHHPAIKAPVAV, encoded by the coding sequence ATGTCCGAGCCATCCGCCACGCGCCCCGTGCGCTCCCAGTACGAGGACTTCCTGCGCCATGTCTGGATGCACGGCGTGGCCAAGGGCGACCGCACCGGCACCGGCACGCGCAGCGTGTTCGGCCACCAGATGCGCTTCGACCTGAATGAAGGCTTCCCGCTGGTGACGACCAAGAAGGTCTTCCTCAAGGCCATCATCGTCGAGCTGCTGTGGTTCCTGCAGGGCGGGCGCAACGTGAAGTGGCTGCAGGAGCGCGGCTGCACCATCTGGGACGAATGGGCCCGCGCGGACGGTGACCTCGGCCCGGTCTACGGCGTGCAGTGGCGCAACTGGCCGACGCCGGACGGCGGCCACATCGACCAGATCAGCGAGGTGGTGAAGCAGCTGCGGACCAACCCCGACTCGCGCCGCATCATCGTCAGCGCCTGGAACGTGGCCGACTTGGACCAGATGGCGCTGATGCCCTGCCACGCCTTCTTCCAGTTCTACGTCACCCCCGCCACCGCACCTGCCGGACAACCAGGCGGGCGTGGCAGGCTGAGCTGCCAGCTGTATCAGCGCAGCGCGGATATCTTCCTGGGCGTGCCCTTCAACATCGCCAGCTACGCGCTGCTCACCCACATGCTGGCGCAGCAGTGCGACCTGGACCTGGGCGACTTCATCTGGACCGGCGGCGACTGCCACATCTACGACAACCACCACGAGCAGGTGGTGACGCAGCTGGCGCGCGAGCCGCTGCCCTACCCCACGCTGCAGATCCGGCGCCGGCCGGCGTCGATCTTCAACTACGTCTACGAGGACTTCGAGCTGCTCGACTACCGCCACCACCCCGCCATCAAGGCGCCGGTGGCGGTCTGA
- a CDS encoding DMT family transporter, protein MLQRRQLGMLVLLTLMWGTNWPMMKFSLRELTPLWFRALTMGGGALALALYFSWRGQSLRLPRSEWTRVLWLALPNIIGWHFFSILGLKELASGRASILGFTMPVWTVLIGVLLGMERLGPRVLLSLVAAIAAVGLLSFHELSRLAGRPLGVAWMQLAALGWAAGTVMMRRTRSTLPTEVVTVWMLVFGALFFWIAAPLAEPVPDVTRFSPAMWGSLVWGVFLNYGYAQVLWFSLARNLPPSASAFSIMAVPLVGIATATAIVGEVPHLNDWLAAACIMTAIASALIRRAPPAPVPAPAPAPAPQDRQP, encoded by the coding sequence ATGCTGCAACGCCGCCAGCTCGGCATGCTGGTGCTGCTCACGCTGATGTGGGGCACCAACTGGCCGATGATGAAGTTCTCGCTGCGCGAGCTCACGCCGCTGTGGTTCCGCGCCCTCACGATGGGCGGTGGCGCCCTCGCGCTGGCGCTGTACTTCTCCTGGCGTGGCCAGAGCCTGCGCCTGCCGCGCAGCGAGTGGACGCGGGTGCTCTGGCTGGCGCTGCCCAACATCATCGGCTGGCACTTCTTCTCCATCCTGGGGTTGAAGGAGCTGGCCTCCGGGCGGGCGTCGATCCTCGGCTTCACGATGCCGGTGTGGACGGTGCTGATCGGCGTGCTGCTGGGCATGGAGCGGCTGGGCCCGCGGGTGCTGCTGTCGCTGGTGGCGGCCATCGCTGCGGTGGGGCTGCTGTCCTTCCATGAACTGAGCCGCCTGGCCGGACGTCCGCTGGGCGTGGCCTGGATGCAGCTGGCCGCGCTCGGCTGGGCCGCCGGCACGGTGATGATGCGCCGCACCCGCAGCACCCTGCCCACCGAGGTGGTGACGGTGTGGATGCTGGTCTTCGGCGCGCTGTTCTTCTGGATCGCCGCGCCGCTGGCCGAACCGGTGCCGGACGTGACGCGCTTCTCGCCCGCCATGTGGGGCTCGCTGGTCTGGGGCGTGTTCCTGAACTACGGCTACGCCCAGGTGCTCTGGTTCAGCCTGGCACGCAACCTGCCGCCCAGCGCCAGCGCCTTCTCGATCATGGCGGTGCCGCTGGTGGGCATCGCCACGGCCACCGCCATCGTCGGCGAGGTGCCGCACCTGAACGACTGGCTGGCCGCCGCCTGCATCATGACCGCCATCGCCAGCGCCCTGATCCGCCGTGCGCCTCCCGCTCCGGTCCCCGCCCCTGCGCCGGCCCCGGCGCCACAGGACCGCCAGCCATGA
- a CDS encoding dihydrofolate reductase, with product MTRTRTRLILIAAVARGGAIGRGNALPWHLPEDLKHFRTSTQGAPVIMGRRTWESLPPRFRPLPGRTNIVVTRDAAWQAEGALRAGNLEDARAAAGPAPRAFVIGGGELYRAALPLADELLLTELDLDVPDADVFFPDWRTAGFEEVTRERHHAAPPNRFDFAFVTYRRNPSNAPQGI from the coding sequence ATGACCCGGACCCGGACCCGCCTCATCCTGATCGCCGCCGTCGCGCGCGGCGGCGCCATCGGCCGCGGCAACGCCCTGCCCTGGCACCTGCCCGAGGACCTGAAGCACTTCCGCACCAGCACCCAGGGCGCGCCGGTGATCATGGGGCGGCGCACCTGGGAGTCGCTACCGCCGCGCTTTCGGCCCCTGCCAGGGCGCACGAACATCGTCGTCACCCGCGATGCCGCCTGGCAGGCCGAGGGCGCCCTGCGTGCGGGCAACCTGGAGGACGCGCGCGCCGCGGCGGGTCCGGCGCCACGCGCCTTCGTGATCGGCGGCGGCGAGCTCTACCGTGCCGCGCTGCCGCTGGCCGACGAGCTGCTGCTGACCGAGCTGGACCTGGACGTGCCCGATGCGGACGTGTTCTTCCCGGACTGGCGCACCGCCGGATTCGAGGAAGTCACACGCGAACGGCATCATGCGGCCCCGCCGAATCGCTTCGACTTCGCCTTCGTCACCTACCGACGCAACCCCTCCAACGCCCCGCAAGGAATCTGA
- a CDS encoding DUF4337 domain-containing protein, translating into MSGHGFHVHGPHDHELEHAAHHADKDRFAGTIAVMTAILATIGALFSYMGGATQANAGLYKNNAAIKKTEASNQWNYYQAKSGKQNLAELALVLVTEDKKEQYKSEIERYKKEKGEIKAAADKLEAEAKDWDKQSDDQMHLHHRWAQATTALQISIAMAAMALLTRRKWLEWGMFGLAGIGIALGGAALMHI; encoded by the coding sequence ATGTCCGGACACGGCTTTCACGTCCACGGCCCCCACGACCACGAACTGGAGCACGCCGCACACCACGCGGACAAGGACCGCTTCGCCGGCACCATCGCGGTGATGACCGCGATCCTGGCCACCATCGGCGCGCTGTTCTCCTACATGGGCGGCGCCACCCAGGCCAACGCCGGGCTGTACAAGAACAACGCCGCGATCAAGAAGACCGAGGCCTCCAACCAGTGGAACTACTACCAGGCCAAGAGCGGCAAGCAGAACCTGGCCGAGCTGGCACTGGTGCTGGTGACCGAGGACAAGAAGGAGCAGTACAAGTCCGAGATCGAGCGCTACAAGAAGGAAAAGGGCGAGATCAAGGCCGCCGCCGACAAGCTCGAAGCCGAAGCCAAGGACTGGGACAAGCAGAGTGACGACCAGATGCACCTGCACCACCGCTGGGCGCAGGCCACCACCGCGCTGCAGATCTCGATCGCCATGGCCGCCATGGCCCTGCTGACCCGCCGCAAGTGGCTGGAGTGGGGCATGTTCGGCCTGGCCGGCATCGGCATTGCGCTGGGTGGCGCGGCGCTGATGCACATCTGA
- a CDS encoding NnrU family protein yields the protein MVALVLGLAIFLGAHSVRIVAPDWRERQIARLGENPWKGRYSLASALGLGLIVWGYAQARTAPVDLWLPPLWTRHLAVLLVWPAFILLVAAYVPGTRIKAKLHHPMLLGVKLWAAAHLLANGRLADLLLFGSFLLWAVLDFRSARGRDRAAGTPYAPGNGAKDLVALVIGTLAWAVLAFWAHAWLFGVAPLGR from the coding sequence ATGGTGGCCTTGGTCCTGGGCTTGGCGATCTTCCTGGGGGCGCATTCCGTGCGCATCGTTGCGCCTGACTGGCGGGAGCGGCAGATCGCCCGGCTCGGCGAGAACCCCTGGAAGGGGCGCTACTCGCTGGCCAGTGCGCTCGGGCTGGGGCTGATCGTCTGGGGCTATGCGCAGGCCCGCACCGCGCCGGTCGATCTCTGGTTGCCACCGCTGTGGACCCGCCACCTCGCCGTGCTGCTGGTGTGGCCGGCCTTCATCCTGTTGGTGGCGGCCTACGTGCCGGGCACGCGCATCAAGGCGAAGCTGCACCACCCGATGCTGCTGGGAGTCAAGCTCTGGGCCGCGGCGCACCTGCTGGCCAACGGGCGGCTGGCGGACCTGCTGCTGTTCGGCAGCTTCCTGCTCTGGGCGGTGCTGGATTTCCGCAGCGCCCGTGGGCGCGACCGGGCTGCCGGCACCCCCTACGCGCCGGGCAACGGCGCCAAGGACCTGGTTGCCCTGGTCATCGGCACGCTGGCCTGGGCGGTGTTGGCGTTCTGGGCCCACGCCTGGCTGTTCGGCGTGGCGCCGCTGGGGCGCTGA